From the genome of Monomorium pharaonis isolate MP-MQ-018 chromosome 2, ASM1337386v2, whole genome shotgun sequence, one region includes:
- the LOC114255449 gene encoding uncharacterized protein LOC114255449: MALTLALPLFGLDPEHFSTLSMKLLNIDCEQNLRNLSDSGRISPSSGSESSGISSLATSAESASVELTPFSSRAETPIKTPCKSQEKRTVQSVRIVYEGRDILNLGANIRSSFDWQMKDRTLSRHNIQDFISNRLIYHRLREQPSIKNYNIPKLCHECEFYEPPSIF; encoded by the exons ATGGCATTGACGTTAGCACTACCATTATTCGGTCTAGACCCAGAGCACTTTTCCACATTGAGCATGAAACTTCTTAATATTGATTGTGAAcagaatttaagaaatttgtcAGATTCTGGACGAATTTCTCCGAGTAGTGGAAGCGAATCTAGCGGCATCAGCAGTCTCGCAACATCCGCCGAATCGGCTTCAGTTGAATTAACGCCGTTCTCATCGAGAGCAGAGACACCCATTAAAACACCGTGCAAGAGCCAGGAAAAG AGGACTGTACAATCTGTACGCATAGTGTACGAAGGCCGCGATATACTGAATTTGGGAGCAAACATCAGGTCATCATTCGACTGGCAAATGAAAGATCGAACGTTGTCTCGACATAACATTCAAGATTTTATAAGTAATCGCCTGATATATCATCGATTACGCGAACAACCATCTATcaagaattataatataccG AAACTTTGTCACGAATGCGAATTTTACGAGCCACCGTCCATCTTTTGA